A window of the Campylobacter massiliensis genome harbors these coding sequences:
- a CDS encoding pyrimidine dimer DNA glycosylase/endonuclease V, with protein sequence MRLWTISFKYLDAKGLVALWREALLAKNVLAGLTKGYKNHPQLDRFYAHENALEAINAYLAGVYEEACARGYKFDAAKVGEFDERNLAKISVSRGQIEYEFAFLQDKLKSRDVKAHERNLSVKNIEIASIFREVDGGIEPWEKVKI encoded by the coding sequence ATGAGACTTTGGACGATAAGCTTTAAATATCTCGACGCAAAGGGGCTCGTGGCGCTTTGGCGCGAGGCGCTGCTAGCTAAAAACGTGCTGGCTGGGCTTACTAAAGGCTACAAAAATCACCCGCAGCTTGACCGCTTTTATGCGCATGAAAACGCGCTAGAGGCGATAAATGCGTATCTGGCGGGGGTTTATGAGGAGGCCTGCGCTCGCGGGTATAAATTTGACGCCGCGAAAGTGGGCGAATTTGACGAGCGAAATTTGGCGAAAATCAGCGTCTCTCGCGGGCAGATAGAGTATGAATTCGCCTTTTTGCAAGATAAGCTAAAATCGCGCGACGTCAAGGCTCACGAGCGAAATTTGAGCGTAAAAAATATAGAAATAGCTAGCATTTTTAGAGAGGTTGACGGCGGAATCGAGCCGTGGGAGAAGGTAAAAATTTAG
- a CDS encoding SLC13 family permease — MANPHIPIDRRTNRVELIGLVLGILLAIAVYKIFPANAGDIALAAAKGKKLHVEAMPVVAAVAALMAAWWMTEAIALPATALVPMVAFPVLGVDAFKVVAAPYASDTIYLFMGGFVLALAMQRWNLHTRIALAIVLLVGTSPRRLVAGFMVATGFLSMWVSNTATAIMMLPVGLSVLHLVGRLTTQKWTFTAIEDVANLDEISRKGVQGGVMNTIFHKGRDIANEIKEKTSSFSSNFGISLMLGIAYAASIGSVGTIIGTPPNALLVAYMKNEFGIEIGFFDWMLVGVPLSVVMLAACWFLLTYVLFKPEIGEIPNGKKVIQDELDKLGPITVPEKLVGVIFVAAATCWISLGFVLKSFDIKIASLDAIIAMSTAILLFIVPANKSGERLIDWGSAKKLPWDILILFGGGLSLSAQFSSSGLSLWIGHQVSALGALPTSAIIMAVVALVIFLTEITSNTATAAAFLPVIAGVSAGLGYTGANVMLFTIPVTMAATFAFMLPVATPPNAIAYGSGYVKISSMIKAGIWLNIIGIFLITATVVFIASAVFGLKF, encoded by the coding sequence ATGGCAAATCCGCATATTCCTATCGACAGAAGAACAAACCGAGTCGAGCTCATCGGGCTGGTGCTAGGCATTTTGCTAGCGATTGCGGTTTATAAAATTTTCCCCGCAAACGCCGGAGATATCGCTCTAGCAGCGGCAAAGGGCAAAAAGCTACACGTAGAAGCCATGCCCGTCGTTGCCGCAGTAGCCGCGCTGATGGCGGCGTGGTGGATGACCGAGGCCATCGCCCTGCCCGCGACAGCCCTGGTGCCGATGGTGGCCTTTCCCGTGCTAGGCGTCGACGCGTTTAAGGTAGTCGCCGCGCCGTATGCTTCGGACACGATATATCTTTTCATGGGCGGATTCGTGCTAGCCCTTGCTATGCAAAGATGGAATCTACACACTAGAATCGCCCTTGCCATCGTGCTTTTAGTAGGTACTAGTCCTAGGCGGCTGGTGGCGGGGTTTATGGTGGCGACGGGATTTTTATCCATGTGGGTGAGCAACACTGCAACCGCTATAATGATGCTGCCCGTGGGCCTTAGCGTACTACATCTAGTAGGACGCCTAACGACTCAAAAATGGACGTTTACGGCGATCGAGGACGTGGCGAATTTAGACGAAATTTCGCGAAAAGGCGTGCAAGGCGGCGTGATGAATACGATATTTCACAAAGGCCGCGACATCGCAAATGAGATAAAAGAAAAAACAAGCTCCTTTAGCTCAAATTTCGGTATCTCGCTGATGCTAGGCATCGCCTACGCCGCCTCTATCGGCTCGGTGGGCACCATCATCGGCACTCCGCCAAACGCCCTGCTAGTGGCGTATATGAAAAACGAATTTGGCATCGAGATCGGCTTTTTTGATTGGATGCTAGTGGGCGTACCGCTTAGCGTCGTTATGCTTGCGGCGTGCTGGTTTTTGCTCACCTACGTGCTCTTTAAGCCCGAAATCGGCGAGATCCCAAACGGCAAAAAAGTAATCCAAGACGAGCTAGATAAGCTCGGCCCCATAACCGTACCAGAAAAGCTAGTAGGGGTTATCTTCGTAGCGGCTGCCACGTGCTGGATATCGTTAGGCTTCGTACTAAAATCCTTTGATATAAAAATCGCTAGCCTAGACGCCATAATCGCGATGAGTACGGCGATTTTGCTCTTTATCGTGCCCGCAAACAAAAGCGGCGAGCGTCTCATCGACTGGGGCAGCGCCAAAAAGCTGCCGTGGGACATCCTCATACTCTTTGGCGGCGGACTGTCGCTCTCGGCGCAATTTAGTAGCAGCGGGCTATCGCTTTGGATCGGTCATCAGGTATCGGCGCTCGGCGCGCTGCCTACCTCGGCGATCATCATGGCCGTCGTAGCGCTCGTCATTTTCCTCACCGAGATCACGTCAAATACCGCTACCGCAGCGGCCTTTTTGCCCGTCATTGCAGGCGTTAGCGCAGGTCTTGGATACACCGGCGCAAACGTTATGCTATTTACGATCCCGGTCACTATGGCGGCTACCTTTGCATTTATGCTACCAGTCGCCACGCCGCCAAACGCTATCGCATACGGCTCTGGCTACGTAAAAATCAGCTCGATGATAAAGGCGGGGATCTGGCTAAACATCATCGGAATTTTTCTCATCACGGCGACCGTCGTCTTTATCGCTTCGGCTGTTTTCGGACTTAAATTTTAA
- a CDS encoding DJ-1/PfpI family protein, with protein sequence MKALNVLLFDGFTTMDALGPAEVLSRAREGERKCYEIEYFSVEGGLVGSSTGAKIWTRKLDEMVKFDVLLVPGGFAARELAHEGEFIAILGELARRHEYVFTACTGSVLLAKTGLLDGMEATSNKLSWQWATSEALNVRWIRAARWCVSGKFYTSSGVSAGIDAALGFVADMHGRNEAQRIAVTMEYVCNSDKNADLF encoded by the coding sequence ATGAAGGCGCTAAACGTTTTGCTTTTTGACGGATTTACTACAATGGACGCGCTGGGGCCTGCCGAGGTGCTATCTCGAGCGCGAGAGGGCGAGCGAAAATGCTACGAGATAGAGTATTTTTCGGTTGAGGGCGGGCTCGTGGGTAGCAGTACGGGCGCTAAAATTTGGACGCGAAAGCTAGATGAGATGGTTAAATTTGACGTCTTGCTCGTGCCAGGCGGTTTTGCGGCTAGAGAGCTTGCGCATGAGGGCGAGTTTATCGCTATTTTGGGCGAGCTAGCGCGCAGGCACGAGTACGTGTTCACGGCGTGTACGGGCTCGGTTTTGCTAGCTAAAACAGGATTACTCGACGGCATGGAGGCCACGAGTAACAAACTATCGTGGCAGTGGGCGACCTCAGAGGCCCTGAATGTACGTTGGATACGCGCGGCCAGGTGGTGCGTTAGCGGGAAATTTTACACTAGCTCGGGCGTGAGCGCGGGTATCGACGCGGCTCTGGGTTTTGTCGCGGATATGCACGGTCGAAACGAGGCGCAGCGTATCGCCGTGACGATGGAGTATGTCTGCAATAGCGACAAAAACGCGGATCTGTTTTAA
- a CDS encoding formate--tetrahydrofolate ligase has product MLSDREIEASAKPQNIIKIGAKLGLGEEALDTFGKLKAKIEPRLGSAPSANLILVTATNPTPYGEGKTTVTVGLSDGLARIGKRVCAALREPSLGPVFGIKGGATGGGYSQVTPSEDINLHFNGDFHAITSANNLIAAMLDNHIHHGNALNIDPARVVFKRCMDMNDRSLREIEIGLEKSNKVTRKDGFVITAASEIMAILCLATDLKNLKERAQNIIVAYDKEGGLVRAKSLNCADAVCVLLKEAIKPNLVQTLEGTPVLIHGGPFANIAHGCNSVIATKTALNLADYVVTEAGFGAELGAQKFLDIKCRTAGLAPKCVVLVSTIRSLKYNGGCDKDGISQPNLDALKLGGENLKAHIENLKNFNQNVIVALNKFATDTDEEIAHVRTLCEESGAEFSVCEGFLKGSAGTEDLAKKVAQICEKPAREINFTYDPADPVKTKIEKIATKIYGAKDVVFSPRAQEDLAEISRLGFDAFPVCVAKTQYSFSSDAKLLGRPRGFSFEVSALEIRGGAGFIVAVSGSTMLMPGLPKVPAAEHMRAE; this is encoded by the coding sequence ATGCTAAGCGACAGAGAAATAGAAGCGAGCGCAAAGCCGCAAAATATCATAAAAATCGGCGCAAAACTAGGGCTAGGCGAGGAGGCGCTAGACACCTTCGGCAAGCTAAAAGCCAAGATCGAGCCGCGACTAGGCAGCGCGCCTAGCGCAAACCTCATCCTAGTTACCGCGACCAATCCGACCCCGTACGGCGAGGGCAAAACGACCGTGACCGTCGGGCTATCTGACGGCTTAGCGCGTATCGGCAAACGCGTATGCGCCGCGCTTCGAGAGCCGAGCCTGGGGCCGGTTTTTGGCATAAAGGGCGGAGCGACGGGCGGCGGCTACTCGCAGGTGACGCCGAGTGAGGATATCAACCTGCACTTTAACGGCGACTTTCACGCTATCACCTCGGCAAATAACCTCATCGCGGCGATGCTAGATAACCACATCCACCACGGCAACGCCCTAAATATCGACCCTGCGCGCGTCGTTTTCAAGCGTTGCATGGATATGAACGACCGCTCGCTAAGAGAGATCGAGATAGGTCTTGAAAAGAGCAATAAAGTTACCCGCAAGGACGGCTTCGTAATCACCGCCGCTAGCGAAATAATGGCGATCCTGTGCCTCGCGACCGACCTAAAAAATCTAAAAGAGCGCGCCCAAAATATCATCGTCGCCTACGATAAAGAGGGCGGCCTCGTGCGCGCAAAATCCTTAAACTGCGCCGACGCCGTCTGCGTCCTGCTAAAAGAGGCGATAAAACCGAACCTCGTGCAAACGCTAGAGGGCACGCCCGTGCTCATCCACGGCGGACCGTTTGCAAACATCGCGCACGGCTGCAACAGCGTCATCGCAACTAAAACGGCGCTAAATTTAGCCGACTACGTCGTGACCGAGGCGGGTTTTGGCGCAGAGCTGGGAGCGCAAAAGTTCCTAGATATCAAGTGCCGCACCGCGGGCCTCGCGCCAAAATGCGTCGTGCTAGTAAGCACTATCCGCTCGCTAAAATATAACGGCGGATGCGACAAAGACGGCATCTCGCAGCCAAATTTAGACGCGCTAAAGCTAGGCGGCGAAAACCTAAAAGCCCACATAGAAAATCTCAAAAATTTTAACCAAAACGTCATCGTCGCGCTAAATAAATTTGCGACCGATACGGACGAGGAGATCGCTCACGTGCGCACTCTTTGCGAGGAGTCGGGGGCTGAGTTTAGCGTGTGCGAAGGCTTTTTAAAAGGAAGTGCCGGCACGGAGGATCTAGCTAAAAAAGTCGCGCAAATCTGCGAAAAACCGGCTCGCGAGATAAACTTCACCTACGACCCCGCCGACCCCGTCAAAACCAAGATCGAAAAGATCGCGACTAAAATTTACGGCGCCAAAGATGTCGTCTTTAGCCCGCGCGCGCAGGAGGATCTAGCCGAGATTTCGCGTCTAGGCTTTGACGCCTTCCCAGTTTGCGTCGCAAAGACGCAGTATAGCTTTAGCTCAGACGCCAAACTACTCGGACGGCCGAGGGGCTTTAGCTTTGAAGTTAGCGCGCTTGAGATACGCGGCGGAGCTGGCTTTATCGTGGCGGTCAGCGGATCGACGATGCTGATGCCGGGACTGCCTAAAGTGCCTGCCGCCGAGCATATGAGAGCGGAGTAA
- a CDS encoding DUF302 domain-containing protein: protein MKRLFLMIFAGLNLAFAGVTAGQSELELEAAVKRFQRLLDMKDVSEFAVVPHHVFAAQTGVNLTPSVTVIFGAPGVLAPLIECEPSLALELPFKFLFQKREGKTVVSFEDIKSIAARYGASDCPALDAAQRLERELFDAAVK from the coding sequence TTGAAAAGATTGTTTTTGATGATTTTTGCGGGGTTAAATTTGGCCTTTGCCGGCGTCACGGCAGGCCAAAGCGAGCTAGAGCTAGAAGCCGCGGTCAAGAGATTTCAAAGACTGCTTGATATGAAAGACGTTAGCGAATTTGCCGTAGTGCCTCATCACGTTTTCGCCGCGCAAACGGGAGTAAATTTGACCCCGTCGGTCACGGTAATCTTCGGCGCGCCGGGCGTACTTGCGCCTTTAATAGAATGCGAACCGAGCCTAGCGCTGGAGCTTCCGTTTAAGTTTTTATTTCAAAAAAGAGAGGGCAAAACGGTCGTGAGCTTTGAGGATATAAAAAGCATCGCGGCTAGATACGGCGCCTCGGACTGCCCCGCCCTAGACGCGGCGCAGAGGCTAGAACGCGAGCTTTTTGACGCCGCCGTCAAATGA
- a CDS encoding class I SAM-dependent methyltransferase produces the protein MNDIQKSYDELPYISAAFPETSPARLEALASFLSLTPPPSKTAKVLEIGCSYGGNLFPFAIANPQAKVLGIDLSEVQINKAKELAVQMRVDNIEFKAKDICDFTDADVSDYGKFDYIICHGVYSWVPGVVKDAILKTIKRFLSPNGVAYVSYNVYPGWKIKDTIRDFLMFGTKGIKGEAAKVAKARELLKVLGEYAKFCQKDGNVSQIFVNYDSLKFHIDHILSTNDSYIAHEYLEVFNYPIYFKDFAENLEKNNLTYLAEVGLEDVFQSNLGIEEFDSYIDANFSSRIEKEQTLDFLTNKVFRRSMIVHKELIPNDLNVNIGADELCKLHISAGFNKEKDRYKNISNVLMKPEYDWLYQVFTDVYPASVNFADVAALLKDDENAVKSAYFGFMEILAADCAKLTTYERPKITYEVGKSRLKERVRGYFEYFSAADEPVIKFADELNVPANFSPFDAFIALKFNGENSFENIVKQTANFARERNLEFTGKNGTIKTASKNEYQKAAEDYVKDLELKLSDGGFLENF, from the coding sequence ATGAACGACATCCAAAAATCCTACGACGAGCTTCCGTATATTTCAGCCGCCTTTCCCGAGACTTCACCAGCGCGCCTTGAGGCTTTGGCTTCTTTTTTGTCGCTAACGCCGCCGCCGTCAAAAACGGCTAAAGTGCTGGAAATAGGCTGCAGCTACGGAGGAAATTTATTTCCTTTTGCTATCGCAAATCCGCAGGCAAAGGTGCTAGGCATAGATCTAAGCGAAGTGCAGATAAATAAAGCCAAAGAGCTAGCCGTACAAATGCGAGTGGATAATATCGAATTTAAGGCAAAAGATATCTGCGATTTTACGGATGCGGACGTGAGCGATTACGGTAAATTCGACTACATCATCTGCCACGGCGTTTATAGCTGGGTGCCTGGCGTCGTAAAGGACGCGATCCTAAAAACCATCAAGCGATTTTTGAGCCCAAACGGCGTGGCGTACGTGAGCTACAACGTCTATCCGGGCTGGAAGATCAAGGATACGATCAGAGATTTTTTAATGTTTGGCACCAAGGGTATAAAAGGAGAAGCCGCAAAAGTAGCCAAAGCTAGAGAGCTTTTAAAGGTACTGGGAGAATACGCTAAATTTTGCCAAAAAGATGGCAACGTAAGCCAGATTTTCGTAAATTATGATAGCCTAAAATTCCACATCGACCATATACTCTCAACAAACGATTCTTATATCGCTCACGAATATTTAGAAGTTTTTAACTATCCGATTTATTTTAAAGATTTTGCGGAAAATTTAGAAAAAAACAACCTAACTTATCTCGCCGAAGTCGGGCTTGAGGACGTTTTTCAGTCAAATTTAGGAATAGAAGAATTTGACTCGTATATAGACGCAAATTTTAGCTCGCGCATAGAAAAAGAACAGACGCTCGACTTTTTAACAAACAAGGTTTTTAGACGCAGCATGATAGTACACAAAGAGCTTATTCCAAACGACCTTAACGTAAATATCGGCGCCGACGAACTTTGCAAGCTACATATCTCAGCAGGCTTTAACAAAGAAAAAGACCGCTACAAAAATATTAGCAACGTCTTAATGAAACCTGAATACGACTGGCTTTATCAAGTCTTTACCGACGTATATCCGGCAAGCGTAAATTTTGCCGATGTCGCAGCACTCTTAAAAGACGACGAAAACGCCGTAAAATCGGCATATTTCGGTTTTATGGAGATTTTAGCCGCAGACTGTGCGAAGCTAACGACTTACGAGCGTCCGAAAATTACTTATGAAGTTGGTAAGAGTCGCCTAAAAGAGCGAGTACGCGGATATTTTGAGTATTTTAGTGCCGCAGACGAACCGGTGATAAAATTTGCCGACGAGTTAAACGTGCCCGCGAATTTTTCGCCGTTTGATGCCTTTATCGCACTTAAATTTAACGGCGAAAACTCGTTTGAAAATATCGTAAAACAGACGGCAAATTTTGCAAGAGAGAGAAACCTTGAGTTTACCGGCAAAAACGGCACAATAAAAACCGCCAGCAAAAACGAATATCAAAAAGCAGCCGAAGACTACGTAAAGGATCTCGAGCTAAAACTAAGCGACGGTGGATTTTTAGAAAATTTCTGA
- the uvrA gene encoding excinuclease ABC subunit UvrA → MNSNDTIKITGAREHNLKNLNLEIPKNKLVVFTGLSGSGKSTLAFDTLYAEGQRRYMESLSSYARQFLDRVGKPDVDKIEGLTPAIAIDQKTTSKNPRSTVGTITEIYDYLRLLYARIGIQHCHKCGKPISKMSASDIINEIQKLPQGAKVVIYAPLVREKKGTWADLIENLRGKGYVRAQIDGVQVRLDEEIELAKTKKHTIKLIVDRIVIDADNAQRLAQDVEKALAESYGEVEIEIANAEELGLKESFIHYSEHSACFDCKISFTPLEPLSFSFNSPKGACERCDGLGIRYSLDLTKVIDEEKSIEGGAIKLLYGYNMSYYYKFLLAFCEQNGIDAKRPYCELSEDEKRLVLYGNVKEVEFFWKRNKLLRKFEGALKITHGLLKDYKDFDEYMSEKVCDDCGGHRLKPQSLAVKVAGRGIGEILDMSIENCTAFFSDESNFSYLSEYDKTIAKPIFKEINERLFFLYDVGLGYLSLGRDARTISGGEAQRIRIASQIGSGLSGVMYVLDEPSIGLHERDTLKLIKTLRNLQAKGNSVIVVEHDKKTIEEADYVVDIGPGAGKFGGQIVFAGDVKSLLGSSTQTALYINGEKEIDYQKNRKSDTWLEISNVNINNISNLSARFPLRNLVGITGVSGSGKSSLVLQTLLPEAQEQLNRAKKVKKVAGVNLSGLENLDKVIYLDQSPIGRTPRSNPATYTGVMDEIRGLFAQTKEAKLRGYKIGRFSFNVKGGRCEKCQGEGEITIEMHFLPDVNVVCDSCGGTRYNAQTLEILYKGKSIADVLNMSIDEAVEFFKSVPKIASKLTTLQDVGLGYITLGQNAVTLSGGEAQRVKLAKELSRSDTGNTLYILDEPTTGLHFADVDRLVRVLHHLVDLGNSVFVIEHNMDVIKNCDYIVDMGPEGGAKGGKIIAEGSVKEVAKNHAKTGSYTGKFLAEELENMKNAAKKAKKK, encoded by the coding sequence ATGAACTCAAACGACACCATAAAAATCACGGGCGCGCGCGAGCACAACCTAAAAAATTTAAACCTCGAAATTCCGAAAAACAAGCTCGTAGTTTTCACCGGACTTAGCGGCAGCGGCAAGAGCACGCTAGCCTTTGATACGCTTTATGCCGAGGGGCAGCGCAGGTATATGGAGAGCCTTAGTAGCTACGCTAGACAGTTTCTAGACCGCGTAGGCAAGCCAGACGTCGATAAGATCGAGGGTCTAACGCCCGCTATCGCGATAGATCAAAAAACCACGTCCAAAAACCCGCGCTCGACCGTGGGCACGATAACGGAAATTTACGACTACCTGCGCCTTCTATACGCTCGCATCGGCATACAGCACTGCCACAAATGCGGCAAACCGATCTCTAAAATGTCGGCTAGCGATATCATAAACGAGATCCAAAAGCTCCCCCAGGGCGCAAAAGTCGTCATCTACGCTCCGCTCGTGCGCGAGAAAAAGGGCACGTGGGCGGACTTAATAGAAAATTTGCGCGGCAAAGGCTACGTGCGCGCTCAGATAGACGGCGTGCAGGTGCGTCTAGACGAGGAGATCGAACTAGCTAAAACCAAAAAACACACGATAAAGCTCATCGTAGACCGTATCGTGATAGACGCGGATAACGCGCAGCGCCTAGCCCAGGACGTAGAAAAAGCGCTCGCAGAGAGCTACGGCGAGGTCGAGATCGAGATAGCAAATGCCGAAGAACTCGGACTAAAAGAGAGCTTTATACATTACAGCGAGCACTCGGCGTGCTTTGATTGTAAAATTTCATTTACGCCGCTAGAACCGCTTAGCTTTAGTTTTAACTCCCCAAAAGGCGCGTGCGAGAGGTGCGACGGGCTTGGCATCAGATATAGCCTGGATCTCACCAAAGTGATCGACGAAGAAAAAAGCATCGAAGGCGGCGCGATAAAGCTGCTTTACGGCTATAATATGAGCTATTATTATAAATTTTTGCTGGCTTTTTGCGAGCAAAACGGCATTGACGCAAAGCGCCCCTACTGCGAGCTTAGCGAGGATGAAAAGCGCCTCGTGCTCTACGGCAACGTAAAAGAGGTCGAGTTTTTCTGGAAGCGAAACAAGTTGCTACGCAAATTTGAAGGCGCGCTAAAAATCACTCACGGACTGCTAAAAGACTACAAGGACTTCGACGAATACATGAGCGAGAAGGTCTGCGACGACTGCGGCGGACACAGGCTAAAACCTCAAAGCCTAGCCGTCAAGGTCGCAGGCCGCGGTATCGGCGAAATTTTAGACATGAGTATCGAAAACTGCACCGCGTTTTTTTCAGACGAGTCAAATTTTAGCTATCTTAGCGAATACGATAAAACGATCGCAAAGCCGATATTTAAGGAGATAAACGAGAGGCTGTTTTTCCTCTACGACGTGGGGCTGGGGTATCTCTCGCTCGGACGCGACGCACGCACGATTAGCGGCGGCGAAGCGCAGCGCATCAGGATCGCTAGCCAGATCGGCAGCGGGCTAAGCGGCGTGATGTACGTGCTAGACGAGCCTAGCATCGGTCTGCACGAGCGCGATACGCTAAAACTCATCAAAACGCTGCGAAATTTGCAAGCCAAAGGCAACTCCGTGATCGTCGTCGAGCACGATAAAAAAACAATCGAGGAGGCCGACTATGTCGTGGATATCGGGCCTGGAGCGGGGAAATTCGGCGGGCAGATAGTTTTTGCCGGCGACGTGAAAAGCCTGCTAGGCTCAAGTACGCAAACCGCGCTTTACATAAACGGCGAAAAGGAAATCGACTACCAAAAAAACCGCAAAAGCGACACGTGGCTGGAGATCTCAAACGTAAATATCAACAACATATCAAATTTAAGCGCGCGCTTTCCGCTGCGAAATTTAGTCGGTATCACGGGGGTTTCGGGCTCTGGTAAAAGCTCGCTCGTACTACAAACTCTTTTGCCTGAAGCCCAGGAGCAGCTAAACCGCGCCAAAAAGGTAAAAAAGGTCGCGGGAGTAAATTTGAGCGGCCTGGAAAATCTAGACAAGGTGATCTACCTCGATCAAAGCCCGATCGGCCGCACTCCGCGCTCAAATCCAGCCACCTATACGGGCGTGATGGACGAGATCAGAGGGCTTTTTGCGCAGACCAAAGAAGCCAAGCTGCGGGGCTACAAGATCGGCAGGTTTAGCTTCAACGTCAAAGGCGGACGCTGCGAAAAGTGCCAAGGCGAGGGCGAGATCACGATCGAGATGCACTTTTTGCCCGACGTAAACGTCGTTTGCGACTCGTGCGGCGGCACCCGCTACAACGCGCAGACGCTAGAAATCCTCTACAAAGGCAAAAGTATCGCCGACGTGCTAAATATGAGTATCGACGAGGCGGTGGAGTTTTTTAAATCCGTGCCCAAAATCGCCAGCAAACTAACGACGCTGCAAGACGTCGGCCTAGGCTATATCACGCTAGGGCAAAACGCCGTGACGCTAAGCGGCGGCGAGGCGCAGCGCGTAAAGCTCGCAAAAGAGCTCAGTCGCTCGGACACGGGAAATACGCTCTATATCCTCGATGAGCCGACTACGGGGCTGCATTTCGCCGATGTCGATAGGCTCGTGCGCGTGCTGCACCATTTGGTCGATCTTGGCAACTCGGTCTTTGTTATCGAGCACAACATGGACGTCATCAAAAACTGCGACTACATCGTCGATATGGGGCCCGAAGGCGGCGCAAAAGGCGGTAAAATCATCGCCGAGGGTAGCGTAAAAGAGGTCGCTAAAAATCACGCAAAAACGGGCAGCTATACGGGTAAATTTTTAGCCGAGGAGCTGGAAAATATGAAAAACGCGGCAAAAAAGGCGAAGAAAAAATAA
- a CDS encoding sulfite exporter TauE/SafE family protein, translating to MEILSVASVGYVCLGLFVGFLSGFLGIGGGAAAVPILVFLGFDVKYAIGVSVLQMVFSSVYGSLLNIKNKNVDLKPALVLGIGGFCGASASGFIVASVPSKFLLLTLICIQIFNVIKLFFKNPEPKGAHNPSLVPLFFVGLFVGAVAISVGIGGSVIIMPVLINFLNYDIKKAVSTGLFFVIFSSISGFISLASQGLVQYEVGVLVGIGSLISVRFGVALAQKIDRTVQKRCLLALISTTLIIMINKLLA from the coding sequence ATGGAAATTTTATCGGTTGCGTCGGTCGGATACGTGTGTTTGGGGCTATTTGTCGGCTTTTTGTCTGGATTTTTGGGCATCGGAGGCGGCGCGGCGGCCGTGCCTATACTCGTATTTTTGGGCTTTGACGTCAAATACGCAATCGGCGTAAGCGTCCTTCAGATGGTTTTTAGCTCGGTTTACGGCTCGCTTTTAAATATAAAAAACAAAAACGTTGATCTAAAGCCCGCTTTGGTGCTAGGTATCGGCGGCTTTTGCGGGGCGAGCGCGAGCGGCTTTATCGTGGCGAGCGTTCCGTCGAAATTTTTGCTTCTCACGCTTATTTGCATTCAAATTTTTAACGTTATTAAGCTATTTTTTAAAAATCCGGAGCCAAAAGGCGCGCACAATCCCTCCCTCGTGCCGCTTTTTTTCGTCGGACTTTTCGTCGGCGCGGTGGCGATCAGCGTGGGTATCGGCGGCTCGGTCATCATCATGCCGGTTTTGATAAATTTTCTTAATTACGACATCAAAAAGGCCGTTAGTACGGGGCTATTTTTCGTGATATTTTCGTCGATTTCGGGCTTTATTAGCCTCGCCTCGCAGGGGCTCGTGCAGTACGAGGTCGGCGTTTTGGTCGGTATCGGCTCGCTTATAAGCGTGAGGTTTGGCGTAGCTTTGGCGCAAAAGATCGACCGCACCGTCCAAAAAAGATGCCTACTTGCGCTTATCTCCACGACGCTAATTATAATGATAAATAAGCTTCTTGCTTAA